One Bufo gargarizans isolate SCDJY-AF-19 chromosome 3, ASM1485885v1, whole genome shotgun sequence DNA segment encodes these proteins:
- the LOC122932854 gene encoding stomatin-like: protein MEMNTESHVPEHKRQSKEELVDAIKGDIGVCGWMIMIVSALFAAITFPLSIWFCVKIIKEYERAVVFRLGRIVSGKARGPGLMFILPCTDNFIKVDLRVISFAIPPQEILTKDSVTTTVDGVVYYKIENAIRSVANVNNVHVATAQLAQTTLRNILGTQTLSSILSNREEIAHNIQSILDNATHQWGVNVERVEMRDVRLPVQMQRAMAAEAEAVREARAKIVAAEGEMNASRALKEASMVICESPAALQLRYLQTLNTIATENNSTIIFPIPIDLLQGVIKK from the exons ATGCAATAAAAGGAGATATTGGCGTTTGCGGCTGGATGATAATGATAGTATCTGCTCTGTTTGCTGCCATCACCTTCCCTTTGTCCATCTGGTTCTGTGTTAAG ATAATTAAGGAATATGAACGTGCTGTGGTGTTTAGACTGGGACGTATAGTCTCTGGAAAAGCCAGAGGGCCAG GGCTGATGTTCATTCTCCCCTGCACAGATAACTTTATTAAAGTGGATCTCAGGGTCATATCATTTGCAATCCCTCCACAAGAG ATCCTTACTAAGGATTCAGTGACAACTACAGTTGATGGGGTCGTGTACTACAAGATTGAGAATGCTATCAGATCTGTGGCAAACGTCAACAACGTTCACGTAGCCACTGCACAGCTGGCACAGACAACGCTGAGGAACATCTTAGGAACACAAACTCTTTCCAGCATCCTGTCTAACCGTGAGGAGATTGCCCACAACATTCAG TCAATACTTGATAACGCTACACATCAATGGGGAGTCAACGTGGAACGTGTAGAGATGAGGGACGTGCGCCTTCCTGTGCAGATGCAGAGAGCTATGGCTGCCGAGGCAGAAGCTGTGCGAGAGGCCAGAGCCAAG ATTGTGGCTGCAGAAGGTGAGATGAATGCCTCTCGAGCCCTGAAAGAAGCCTCCATGGTGATATGTGAATCTCCTGCAGCTCTACAACTGCGCTACCTGCAGACTCTGAACACAATTGCAACAGAGAACAATTCCACAATTATATTCCCCATCCCCATTGACCTATTGCAAGGCGTTATTAAAAAATGA